The following coding sequences lie in one Dermacentor andersoni unplaced genomic scaffold, qqDerAnde1_hic_scaffold ctg00000033.1, whole genome shotgun sequence genomic window:
- the LOC140214408 gene encoding phosphatidylinositol 3-kinase regulatory subunit gamma-like: MYRFLTEMRGASGSLEEASSDSSWFVADCDRSQAMRLLEGRCDGTFLLRPSKNPGQFALSIVAEGKVNHCLILRTERGYGFAEPLTTHPTLRSLVQHYAHNSLEEHNPLLKTTMAYAVFGSS; the protein is encoded by the exons ATGTACAGGTTCCTGACTGAAAT GAGAGGTGCAAGTGGCAGCTTGGAAGAGGCGTCTTCTGACAGTAGCTGGTTTGTAGCCGACTGTGACCGAAGCCAAGCCATGCGCCTGCTTGAAGGTCGCTGCGATGGTACTTTCCTGCTGAGACCCAGCAAGAATCCAGGACAGTTTGCACTGTCCATTGTGGCTGAGGGCAAAGTCAACCACTGCCTAATTCTACGCACTGAGCGTGGGTATGGCTTTGCAGAGCCACTCACCACACATCCCACACTGCGTAGCCTGGTGCAGCACTATGCGCACAACTCACTCGAGGAGCACAACCCACTGCTCAAGACTACCATGGCCTACGCGGTGTTTGGCTCCAGCTGA
- the LOC126518116 gene encoding uncharacterized protein, with protein MAHLCRICRLAHSRGRCERPLRLAHSLAFVVVRPPWEQVVAMARNARWHGRVLEILLLRGDWGEPLPVFQNGRTPALPPRRPSRSSQQPPVDRSLLEASWYWGDISREECSEKLKDAADGTFLVRDALDRGVLLKTTLHPHLNLLVRTQVMIPKMTVKQIQALTATF; from the exons ATGGCCCACCTCTGCCGTATCTGCCGGCTGGCCCACAGCCGGGGCCGGTGTGAGCGTCCCCTGCGGCTGGCACATAGCTTGGCCTTTGTGGTTGTGCGACCACCCTGGGAGCAAGTGGTGGCCATGGCGCGCAATGCACGGTGGCATGGACGTGTACTTGAGATACTACTGCTGCGTGGGGACTGGGGAGAGCCTTTGCCTGTCTTCCAGAATGGTCGCACGCCTG CGCTGCCACCTCGGCGGCCATCAAGGTCCAGCCAGCAGCCACCAGTGGACCGGAGCCTCCTGGAAGCCTCCTGGTATTGGGGTGACATATCCAG GGAGGAGTGCTCCGAAAAGCTCAAGGATGCCGCTGACGGCACATTTCTGGTTCGGGATGCACTGGATCGGGGTGTTCTGCTCAAAACTACGCTGCACCCGCACCTGAATTTACTGGTGAGAACTCAAGTTATGATTCCAAAGATGACGgtaaagcagattcaagctctgacggcgacGTTTTGA